The Leptospira bouyouniensis genomic interval CAAAATCAAATGGATACCTAGGGCAGCTGTGATTTCTACAAGCGAATTGGCGACATTATTGTGGACTCCAATATAACATAATTGTTTCTTTTTCCAATCACTCGGTGAATCCATAACAATCGTTAATATATCTGCCAATGATTGGCAAGGATGAAATAAATTACAACATCCATTGATGACAGGTACAGTGGAGCCTGATTTTAAAACTAAAAGATCTTCATGTTTTTTGAGTCGAGCCATGATAATGGCGACATTACTTGATAGATACTTTCCTTCAAAGTCAATGTCAGAAAGTAAAAAATTGGAAGCCATCCAATCCAAAAAAATCGCATGCCCACCTAGTTCCGTCATTCCAGCTTCGAATGAAACCCTGGTCCTTGTCGAAGTCTTTTGGAATAACATTGCAAGTGATCTACCCGACATGTGACCAGAAAAATACACGCGATTTTTCTTTACATAAACTGCAAAATCTAGGAGTTCTTGGATTTCTCCATCGGACCAATCCTGCCAGGAGATCAAATGTTTCACTTGGGACATAGCTACTCTACAAGTATCGGACTTTCATGTCTCGAAATCGAGAGGAATCTATAACGATTACATCCTAGAAAACTATTTTTTTATGCTGCTGATTCTGCCATAGACCTAGCGATGATAAAATTAGGGAGAATCAATTCCTCTGAAAATTTAATTCCGAACTGGACACTATCGTCAGATTCTTTCATCCATGCAATTTTTCCACGAAAGGAAATTCGTGATCGAGTTAAGTCACTTTCAATGATTCCAGTCACAATGTCTCGTTCTTGCAGTCCAACTTCGTGTTGGATCCAACTGCTAACTCCCAATTCAGAAATATTTCCAATCTTTGTCACAAGAAATTCGGGTTTTTCATTGATGGAAAAAAGTTTCAATACTAAGTCATCCCATTCCAAGGAAGTAATGCGATCTGTTCTTCTTGTATTTAACATAATAAACTCCATATGATTTGTATGCCATTGGTATACTGCATATTTCGTGCCAATTGAGGATGGGCC includes:
- a CDS encoding LEPBI_I2431 family sigma-54 regulated protein, with translation MLNTRRTDRITSLEWDDLVLKLFSINEKPEFLVTKIGNISELGVSSWIQHEVGLQERDIVTGIIESDLTRSRISFRGKIAWMKESDDSVQFGIKFSEELILPNFIIARSMAESAA
- a CDS encoding ornithine carbamoyltransferase — encoded protein: MSQVKHLISWQDWSDGEIQELLDFAVYVKKNRVYFSGHMSGRSLAMLFQKTSTRTRVSFEAGMTELGGHAIFLDWMASNFLLSDIDFEGKYLSSNVAIIMARLKKHEDLLVLKSGSTVPVINGCCNLFHPCQSLADILTIVMDSPSDWKKKQLCYIGVHNNVANSLVEITAALGIHLILVTPIAAKESIVSEAIDRAQKKGTISWEMDVKKAVSHADYVYTDTWVDMEFFNDPKYQKEKEERIQMMMPYQLNAELMKHSKAKVMHDMPIHAGYEITREMVESDRSIIFTQAENRLDAQKAVILKLLENHN